A genomic segment from Pollutimonas thiosulfatoxidans encodes:
- the rpoD gene encoding RNA polymerase sigma factor RpoD: MTQVTGKTPLTPDDAVKKAKTVAATKSVDKTAVKAGASVKAVKAADAKPAAKKAPAKKAPAKKAAAKTAVKMAEGTEAAAPAKKATKTAAKTAKTASKTAAKTAKTAAKAAGATDAKKAAKGATKAASRPAPTGRRPGRPAKNANNDSADYSDDDNGDAEVIPELKPLPKRGGKRGKADKDVPARSQMTPEEQEARRNRLKVLIKLGKDRGYLTYGEINDHLPDDLVDAEAIDGIISTFSDMGISVYDQAPDAETLLMSDNAPVATSDDDVEDEAEAALTTVDSDFGRTTDPVRMYMREMGTVELLTREGEIEIAKRIEDGLKHMVMAIAACPTTVNEILQHIQRVRDGAAQIDEVVDGLVDQEGEEYAGAGVSVDDDENEDGPAGGMSSKQLEYLRTKALKKFEIINEWFDKMRKAFERDGYQAQEYITAQEAILSELMGVRFTAKMVEKLADTLREQVAEVRKLERAVLHTCVDRAGMPRAYFIKAFPGNETNLSWVLEEVAANHPYSETLERHIPAVQEIQQKLIDLQSSVVLPLKDLKDVNKRMATGEAKARKAKREMTEANLRLVISIAKKYTNRGLQFLDLIQEGNIGLMKAVDKFEYRRGYKFSTYATWWIRQAITRSIADQARTIRIPVHMIETINKMNRINRQILQETGAEPDPATLAQKMDMPEEKVRKILKIAKEPISMETPIGDDDDSHLGDFIEDTGTLSPSEWALHGSMRDVVKEVLDSLTPREAKVLRMRFGIEMSTDQTLEEVGKQFDVTRERIRQIEAKALRKLRHPSRADKLKSFLEGQ, encoded by the coding sequence ATGACCCAAGTTACTGGTAAGACCCCCCTGACACCTGACGACGCTGTTAAAAAAGCGAAGACTGTTGCGGCGACGAAAAGTGTCGACAAGACAGCAGTGAAAGCCGGGGCCAGCGTCAAGGCAGTGAAGGCTGCTGACGCCAAGCCTGCCGCCAAAAAGGCGCCTGCCAAGAAGGCACCTGCCAAGAAGGCCGCCGCCAAGACCGCGGTCAAGATGGCGGAAGGTACAGAGGCTGCGGCGCCCGCCAAGAAGGCGACCAAGACGGCAGCCAAGACAGCTAAAACCGCCAGCAAGACCGCCGCTAAAACCGCCAAGACGGCAGCCAAGGCAGCCGGCGCCACTGATGCCAAGAAGGCCGCCAAGGGTGCGACCAAGGCAGCTTCGCGCCCTGCGCCTACAGGCCGACGTCCCGGACGCCCCGCCAAGAACGCCAATAACGACTCTGCCGATTACAGCGATGACGACAACGGCGACGCCGAAGTCATCCCCGAGCTCAAGCCGCTGCCCAAGCGTGGCGGCAAGCGCGGCAAGGCCGACAAAGATGTACCCGCACGCAGCCAGATGACGCCTGAAGAGCAGGAAGCCCGGCGCAACCGCCTGAAAGTGCTCATCAAGCTGGGTAAAGATCGCGGCTACCTGACGTACGGCGAAATCAACGATCACCTGCCCGACGATCTGGTCGACGCTGAAGCCATCGACGGCATCATCAGCACCTTCAGCGATATGGGCATATCGGTCTACGACCAGGCGCCCGACGCCGAAACGCTGCTCATGAGCGACAACGCACCGGTTGCGACCAGCGACGACGACGTCGAAGACGAAGCCGAGGCTGCGCTCACCACAGTAGATTCCGATTTCGGCCGCACGACCGACCCGGTGCGCATGTATATGCGCGAGATGGGCACGGTCGAGCTGCTGACTCGCGAAGGCGAGATCGAAATAGCCAAACGCATCGAAGACGGCCTGAAGCACATGGTCATGGCAATTGCTGCCTGCCCAACCACCGTCAACGAGATCCTGCAGCACATCCAGCGCGTGCGCGACGGCGCCGCCCAGATCGATGAGGTCGTTGACGGCCTGGTCGACCAGGAAGGCGAAGAGTACGCCGGCGCTGGCGTGTCGGTCGACGACGACGAGAACGAAGACGGCCCCGCAGGCGGCATGAGCAGCAAGCAGCTCGAGTACCTGCGCACCAAGGCCCTCAAGAAGTTCGAGATCATCAACGAGTGGTTCGACAAAATGCGCAAGGCCTTCGAGCGCGACGGCTATCAGGCGCAGGAATACATCACCGCCCAGGAAGCCATCCTGAGCGAACTGATGGGCGTGCGATTCACCGCCAAGATGGTCGAGAAGCTGGCCGATACGCTGCGCGAACAGGTGGCAGAGGTACGCAAGCTTGAACGCGCCGTACTGCATACCTGCGTGGACCGCGCCGGCATGCCACGCGCCTATTTCATCAAGGCATTCCCCGGCAACGAAACCAACCTGTCGTGGGTACTCGAAGAGGTCGCTGCCAACCATCCTTACTCCGAGACTCTCGAGCGGCATATTCCTGCCGTGCAAGAGATCCAGCAGAAGCTCATCGACCTGCAGTCCAGTGTCGTGTTGCCGCTAAAGGACCTCAAGGACGTCAACAAGCGGATGGCCACCGGCGAAGCCAAGGCACGCAAGGCCAAGCGCGAAATGACCGAAGCCAACTTGCGTCTGGTCATTTCCATCGCCAAGAAGTACACCAACCGTGGCTTGCAATTCCTGGACCTTATCCAGGAAGGCAATATCGGCTTGATGAAGGCAGTGGACAAGTTCGAGTATCGCCGTGGCTACAAGTTTTCAACGTACGCCACGTGGTGGATACGCCAGGCCATCACGCGCTCTATTGCAGACCAGGCGCGCACCATTCGTATTCCGGTGCACATGATCGAAACCATCAACAAGATGAATCGCATCAATCGCCAAATTCTGCAAGAGACCGGCGCCGAGCCAGATCCCGCCACGCTGGCGCAGAAGATGGACATGCCCGAAGAGAAGGTGCGCAAGATCCTGAAGATCGCCAAAGAGCCGATCTCCATGGAAACGCCTATCGGTGACGACGATGATTCCCACCTGGGCGATTTCATCGAAGATACCGGCACGCTGTCGCCGTCCGAATGGGCCTTGCACGGCTCTATGCGCGATGTGGTCAAGGAAGTCCTCGACTCCCTTACGCCGCGTGAAGCCAAGGTCCTGCGCATGCGCTTCGGCATCGAAATGAGCACCGACCAAACGCTAGAAGAAGTGGGCAAGCAATTTGACGTAACGCGCGAGCGCATACGCCAGATCGAAGCCAAGGCCCTGCGTAAACTGCGTCATCCCAGCCGGGCTGACAAGCTGAAAAGCTTCCTCGAAGGGCAGTAA
- the dnaG gene encoding DNA primase, with product MIPESFVQELLARVDVVDVVGRYVQLRKGGANLLGLCPFHNEKSPSFTVSPTKQFYHCFGCGAHGSAITFLMEHTGASFPEAVRSLASNAGMTVPEASRSPVQRAADKRRKEEVSRHQQILDMAQAHYVAQLKLAQPAIRYLKQRGLSGAIAARFGLGWAGTDRRGLAAIFPQYEDPLLVESGLVIEADDGRRYDRFRERIMFPIRNTRGKLIGFGGRIIGKGEPKYLNSPETSLFSKGHELYGLWEARAGIRSAGHVLVVEGYMDVVGLAQHGVENAVATLGTATTAFHIEKLLRASHTIVFSFDGDTAGRRAAWRALNACLPLVRDDVAMRFLFLPTEHDPDSYIQAYGAEAFRATVSEAMPLSRFMMDELASRHAMHEAEGRAACVHEALPLLAMLPEGTLRLQIEREFAKRVQLTPEELSGMMRDAPPPSNAEPSPEHNAPPPYGGPQASDYGAYDEPPGFMDGASYEDQGHQVHQAPMHEPVARAGKRSARAPGKTRSVTPLAKRLLRLLLAHPELVGQLGDQQLEILHHGPHLVLVRDLITLANSSGARHAGALLQAAEPGSDLEGVLASLTPELLAGEELPDPQAEWNDALGRIELEAIKAEQSALVQGGLKDDFSRRRYQELTRRIALLSSASSRQVR from the coding sequence TTGATTCCTGAATCATTTGTTCAGGAACTTCTCGCCCGTGTAGATGTAGTTGATGTAGTCGGGCGATACGTACAGTTGCGCAAGGGCGGGGCCAATCTACTTGGCCTTTGCCCCTTCCACAACGAAAAAAGCCCATCTTTTACCGTAAGCCCCACCAAACAGTTCTATCACTGTTTTGGTTGCGGAGCGCATGGCAGCGCCATTACTTTTTTAATGGAGCACACCGGGGCCAGCTTCCCGGAAGCCGTACGTTCGCTGGCCAGCAATGCCGGCATGACCGTACCGGAAGCTTCTCGCAGCCCCGTGCAACGGGCCGCCGACAAACGCCGCAAGGAAGAAGTCTCGCGCCACCAGCAAATACTGGATATGGCGCAAGCGCACTATGTGGCGCAGCTTAAGCTGGCACAGCCGGCCATTCGCTATTTGAAGCAGCGCGGCTTGTCCGGCGCCATCGCGGCGCGTTTCGGGCTGGGGTGGGCCGGCACTGACCGACGCGGGCTTGCGGCAATATTTCCGCAGTACGAAGACCCCCTGCTGGTGGAGTCGGGTCTGGTAATCGAAGCCGACGACGGCCGGCGCTACGATCGCTTCCGCGAGCGGATCATGTTCCCGATCCGTAATACGCGCGGCAAGTTGATCGGCTTTGGCGGCCGCATTATTGGCAAAGGCGAGCCCAAGTACCTGAACTCGCCGGAAACCAGCTTATTTTCCAAGGGCCACGAGCTTTACGGCCTATGGGAGGCTCGAGCGGGCATACGCAGTGCTGGCCATGTGCTGGTGGTTGAAGGCTATATGGATGTCGTGGGCCTGGCCCAACATGGCGTCGAGAACGCCGTGGCCACGCTGGGTACGGCGACGACGGCTTTTCATATCGAGAAGCTGCTGCGTGCCAGTCACACCATTGTGTTCAGCTTTGATGGCGATACGGCGGGGCGACGCGCCGCATGGCGGGCGCTGAATGCTTGCCTGCCATTGGTGCGCGACGATGTGGCCATGCGGTTTCTGTTCCTGCCTACGGAGCACGACCCGGATTCCTATATCCAGGCGTATGGCGCCGAGGCGTTTCGCGCCACGGTGTCCGAAGCCATGCCCTTGTCCCGTTTCATGATGGACGAGCTGGCTTCACGGCACGCCATGCATGAAGCCGAGGGGCGTGCAGCGTGCGTACACGAGGCCTTGCCTTTGCTGGCCATGCTGCCCGAAGGCACCCTCCGACTGCAAATCGAGCGCGAGTTTGCCAAGCGCGTGCAGCTTACCCCGGAAGAGTTGTCCGGGATGATGCGCGATGCACCGCCGCCGTCCAATGCCGAGCCATCGCCCGAGCACAACGCGCCGCCGCCTTACGGCGGTCCGCAGGCCAGCGACTATGGTGCGTATGACGAGCCGCCGGGGTTCATGGATGGTGCCTCGTACGAAGACCAGGGCCATCAGGTTCACCAGGCGCCGATGCATGAGCCGGTCGCCCGGGCGGGTAAGCGCAGCGCTCGCGCGCCAGGCAAGACGCGTTCGGTCACGCCCTTGGCAAAGCGCTTGCTGCGTTTATTGCTGGCGCATCCCGAATTGGTAGGACAGCTGGGCGATCAGCAGCTTGAAATTTTGCATCATGGCCCCCATCTGGTTTTAGTACGAGACCTGATCACCTTGGCCAACAGCAGTGGGGCGCGCCATGCAGGTGCCCTGTTGCAAGCCGCCGAACCGGGTTCCGACCTTGAAGGCGTGCTGGCGTCATTGACGCCAGAGCTGTTGGCCGGAGAAGAACTGCCCGATCCGCAGGCAGAGTGGAATGACGCCTTGGGACGTATCGAGCTCGAAGCCATCAAGGCCGAGCAATCTGCCCTGGTTCAGGGTGGTCTGAAGGACGATTTTTCACGCCGGCGGTATCAGGAATTGACGCGCAGGATAGCACTGTTAAGTAGTGCTTCTTCGCGTCAAGTGCGGTAA
- the rpsU gene encoding 30S ribosomal protein S21: MPIVRLKENEPFEAALRRFKRTIEKIGLLTELRSREFYEKPTAERKRKHAAAVKRHYKRIRSQQLPPRLY; this comes from the coding sequence ATGCCTATCGTTCGTCTGAAAGAAAACGAGCCCTTTGAAGCCGCGCTTCGCCGCTTCAAACGCACTATTGAAAAAATTGGCCTCTTGACCGAGCTGCGTTCGCGCGAATTTTACGAAAAGCCCACGGCCGAACGTAAACGCAAGCATGCTGCAGCCGTCAAGCGCCACTACAAACGCATCCGCAGCCAACAACTGCCTCCGCGTCTGTATTGA
- a CDS encoding phosphoribosyltransferase: MSLPPSTDRDLWISWDEYHSLIERLALAVHESGWKFDKIVCLARGGVRVGDVLSRIYDMPLGILATSSYREAAGTQQGQLDIAQFITITRGTLDGRVLLVDDMVDTGMTFNRVRDHLLSQFPAITEMKTAVLWWKGHSQATPDYYVDKLPTNPWIHQPFEDYDSIRPHQLEAWVRKGVRSK; encoded by the coding sequence ATGAGCCTGCCGCCTAGCACCGATAGAGATCTTTGGATCAGTTGGGATGAATACCACAGCCTCATCGAGCGATTGGCGCTGGCCGTACACGAGTCGGGCTGGAAGTTCGACAAGATAGTGTGCCTTGCCCGTGGCGGCGTGCGTGTCGGCGATGTGCTGTCACGCATCTACGATATGCCGCTGGGCATACTGGCCACCAGCAGTTATCGCGAAGCTGCCGGTACGCAGCAGGGGCAGCTGGACATTGCCCAGTTCATCACCATCACGCGCGGTACGCTGGACGGGCGAGTGTTGCTGGTTGACGACATGGTCGATACCGGCATGACATTCAATCGCGTGCGCGACCACCTGCTGTCGCAGTTTCCCGCCATTACCGAAATGAAAACAGCAGTATTGTGGTGGAAAGGTCATTCGCAGGCGACGCCCGACTATTACGTCGACAAATTGCCGACAAATCCCTGGATCCATCAGCCGTTTGAAGATTACGACAGCATCAGACCGCATCAGTTGGAAGCTTGGGTGCGCAAGGGTGTGCGCAGCAAGTAG
- a CDS encoding adenylosuccinate synthase has product MSKNIVVIGTQWGDEGKGKIVDWLAESAQGVVRFQGGHNAGHTLWINGNKTILRLIPSGIMHPHVTCYIGNGVVLSPEALLKEIGELEQAGLDVRARLQISPACPLILPYHVAVDQAREARKGEGKIGTTGRGIGPAYEDKIGRRALRVQDLYDPAIFEEKLAEALDYHNFVLTQYLGGKAVSAQEVTDQAMAFAPQLEPMVADVSANLHLARKAGHKLLFEGAQGTLLDIDHGTYPFVTSSNCVAGAASAGAGIGPQALSYVLGIAKAYTTRVGSGPFPTELLDDTGVRLATVGKEFGSVTGRPRRCGWFDAAAMKRSVMINGISGLCITKLDVLDGVEQLKIGVGYRYKGQFLDVLPYGAHAVAEAEPVLEEMAGWTESTVGITEYDKLPVNARRYVERIAEVCDVAIDMVSTGPDRLETIVLRDPFSG; this is encoded by the coding sequence ATGAGCAAGAATATTGTGGTGATCGGCACCCAGTGGGGTGACGAAGGCAAGGGCAAGATCGTTGACTGGCTGGCCGAGTCGGCGCAGGGTGTCGTGCGTTTCCAGGGTGGCCATAACGCGGGCCACACACTGTGGATCAATGGCAATAAAACCATTCTTCGCCTGATACCCTCGGGCATCATGCATCCGCACGTTACCTGCTACATCGGCAACGGCGTGGTGCTGTCGCCCGAGGCGCTGCTGAAAGAAATCGGCGAGCTCGAACAGGCCGGCCTGGACGTGCGTGCGCGCTTGCAGATCTCGCCCGCATGCCCGCTTATCCTGCCTTACCACGTTGCTGTCGACCAGGCACGCGAAGCGCGCAAGGGCGAAGGCAAGATCGGCACCACGGGGCGGGGCATAGGCCCGGCCTACGAAGACAAGATAGGTCGGCGGGCCTTGCGTGTGCAAGACCTTTACGATCCTGCCATCTTCGAAGAAAAACTGGCCGAAGCGCTGGATTACCACAACTTCGTCCTGACTCAGTATCTGGGCGGCAAGGCAGTATCGGCCCAAGAGGTAACCGATCAGGCGATGGCGTTTGCCCCTCAGCTTGAGCCCATGGTGGCTGACGTTTCCGCTAATTTGCACCTTGCGCGCAAGGCTGGCCACAAGCTCTTGTTTGAAGGCGCCCAGGGCACTTTGCTGGACATCGACCACGGCACCTATCCCTTCGTGACCAGCAGCAACTGCGTGGCCGGTGCGGCTTCGGCCGGTGCCGGCATAGGCCCCCAGGCGCTTAGCTATGTGCTGGGTATTGCCAAGGCTTACACCACTCGCGTGGGTTCCGGCCCATTCCCAACCGAACTGCTGGACGATACCGGCGTACGGTTGGCCACGGTGGGCAAGGAATTCGGTTCGGTCACCGGGCGGCCTCGCCGTTGCGGCTGGTTTGACGCCGCAGCGATGAAGCGCTCGGTCATGATCAACGGCATCTCCGGCTTGTGCATTACCAAGCTGGATGTGCTGGACGGCGTCGAGCAACTGAAGATCGGAGTAGGTTACCGCTATAAGGGCCAGTTCCTTGATGTGCTGCCCTACGGTGCGCACGCTGTAGCCGAAGCCGAGCCTGTCCTCGAAGAGATGGCGGGCTGGACAGAGTCCACGGTGGGCATTACCGAGTACGACAAGCTCCCGGTGAATGCACGCCGCTATGTCGAGCGCATTGCCGAGGTATGCGATGTGGCGATCGACATGGTTTCGACAGGTCCGGATCGCCTGGAAACTATTGTGTTGCGCGACCCCTTCAGCGGCTGA
- a CDS encoding ATP phosphoribosyltransferase regulatory subunit — MSKWLLPESLADILPAEARRIEELRRDLLDLYRTYGFELVAPPLVEYLDSLLSGSGADLNLRTCKLVDQLSGRTLGVRADMTPQVSRIDAHLLNREGVTRLCYCGSVLHARPTGLLSDRELLQIGAEIYGHAGFEADIEIIELALESVKRAGVREARLDLNHPAVLRAIVDADPALAVASDEIHRLLDTKDVPGLDALHGQLTGVRADSIESLRVLASLYGGTEVIAKARLSLPALPAIQAALNDLETLIRALPDYQFSVDLADMGSGYGYHTGVVFSIYAHGWHDALVRGGRYDGVGSAFGRSRPATGFSLDLRKLSSGLPPAARARAIRAPWGTDAALVNALRKLRLAGEIVVQMLPGQAQRMDEFSVDRELVLDDGTWKVRAISNPSAD, encoded by the coding sequence ATGTCCAAATGGTTGTTGCCGGAAAGCCTGGCCGATATATTGCCTGCCGAGGCGCGCCGCATCGAAGAACTGCGCCGCGACCTGCTCGATCTGTATCGCACCTACGGCTTCGAACTGGTTGCCCCGCCCCTGGTGGAGTACCTTGATTCCTTGCTGTCGGGCAGCGGCGCCGACCTGAACCTGCGCACCTGCAAGCTGGTGGACCAGCTTTCCGGCCGCACGCTGGGCGTACGGGCCGACATGACACCGCAGGTCTCGCGCATTGATGCGCACTTGCTCAATCGCGAAGGCGTTACTCGTCTTTGCTACTGCGGTTCGGTGCTGCATGCGCGGCCCACGGGTCTGCTTTCCGACCGAGAGCTGCTGCAGATCGGCGCCGAAATCTACGGCCATGCCGGCTTCGAGGCCGACATCGAGATCATCGAGCTGGCGCTCGAGAGCGTAAAGCGGGCAGGGGTACGAGAGGCCAGGCTGGACCTGAATCATCCGGCGGTGTTGCGCGCTATCGTTGATGCCGATCCCGCCTTGGCCGTTGCGTCCGACGAGATCCATCGTTTGCTGGACACCAAAGATGTTCCAGGTCTGGATGCGCTGCACGGGCAGCTTACCGGTGTACGGGCCGACAGTATTGAGTCCTTGCGCGTATTGGCAAGCTTGTATGGCGGCACCGAAGTTATCGCCAAGGCTCGCCTCAGCCTGCCAGCACTGCCTGCGATCCAGGCCGCGCTGAACGACCTCGAAACGCTGATCCGGGCATTGCCCGACTACCAGTTCAGCGTCGACCTGGCCGATATGGGCAGCGGCTATGGCTATCACACGGGGGTCGTGTTTTCTATCTACGCCCACGGTTGGCACGATGCGCTGGTGCGGGGCGGCCGGTACGACGGAGTGGGCAGCGCATTCGGACGCTCGCGGCCGGCCACCGGCTTCAGCCTGGACCTGCGCAAGCTTTCCTCCGGCCTGCCGCCGGCAGCACGGGCCCGCGCCATACGCGCACCGTGGGGCACCGATGCGGCGCTGGTCAATGCACTGCGCAAGCTGCGGTTGGCGGGCGAAATCGTTGTGCAGATGCTGCCGGGCCAGGCGCAAAGGATGGACGAGTTCTCGGTAGACCGCGAGCTTGTCCTGGACGATGGAACCTGGAAAGTAAGAGCGATAAGCAATCCGTCTGCGGACTGA
- the hflC gene encoding protease modulator HflC: protein MQRFFPVLIGLVIFLAILSSCVFVVRERDAVLVFALGEVRDTVTEPGLYFKLPPPFENVVRLDKRLQTIESNDPERIQTAEKKNLLIDSFVKWRIADPRLFYVTFGANDRAAVERLQAQIRDALNASVNVRTVKEVIANERDTIMKEVLNNVEARAKPLGVSVVDVRLRRIDFAPEISESVYRRMEAERKQEANRLRATGMADSERIRAQADRERQELLAKAYAEAQQIKGEGEAKAAAIYAEAYTKNPAFFSLYKSLEGYRAAFAGSNSAIVLSPDSDFFRFWNSAQGAAPALPAQP from the coding sequence ATGCAACGTTTTTTCCCTGTCCTGATCGGCCTGGTTATTTTCCTGGCCATCCTCTCCTCCTGCGTCTTTGTCGTGCGCGAGCGCGATGCCGTGCTGGTATTTGCCTTGGGTGAAGTTCGCGACACCGTCACCGAACCCGGCTTGTACTTCAAGCTGCCGCCACCGTTCGAGAACGTAGTCCGCCTGGACAAACGCCTGCAAACCATCGAGTCCAACGACCCGGAACGTATCCAGACCGCCGAGAAAAAGAACCTGCTGATCGATTCGTTCGTGAAGTGGCGTATTGCAGATCCGCGCCTGTTCTACGTAACTTTCGGTGCCAATGACCGCGCTGCGGTAGAGCGCCTGCAGGCGCAAATCCGCGATGCCCTGAACGCCTCGGTCAACGTGCGTACTGTCAAGGAAGTGATCGCCAACGAGCGCGACACCATCATGAAGGAAGTCCTGAACAACGTCGAGGCGCGTGCCAAGCCGTTGGGTGTCAGCGTCGTGGACGTCCGCCTGCGTCGTATCGACTTCGCACCAGAGATCTCCGAGTCGGTGTACCGACGCATGGAAGCCGAGCGCAAGCAAGAAGCCAACCGCCTGCGTGCTACCGGTATGGCCGACAGCGAGCGCATCCGTGCACAAGCCGATCGCGAACGCCAAGAGCTCCTGGCCAAGGCCTATGCCGAGGCACAGCAGATCAAGGGCGAGGGCGAAGCCAAGGCCGCCGCTATTTATGCGGAAGCCTATACGAAGAACCCCGCCTTCTTCAGCCTGTACAAAAGCCTGGAAGGCTACCGCGCAGCTTTTGCCGGCAGCAACAGCGCCATTGTGCTAAGCCCCGATTCCGATTTCTTCCGTTTCTGGAACTCGGCGCAGGGCGCAGCGCCCGCGTTGCCCGCTCAGCCCTAG
- the hflK gene encoding FtsH protease activity modulator HflK — MRLLSKMFNLNDPGWGRGNNNGSEPPRRPSKGDGPPDLDEVWRDFNNRLGSLFGRSPRRGGNRSGGGGNDSGGGQFQFPKGSPKTIGVIAVIIIGLWLASGFLIVQEGQVAVVTKFGKYTKTLAPGLQWRLPYPIEAHQTVNISQLRTFEVGFRGTARNKVLPESLMLTTDEAIVDMQFVVQYRLLPTGAPDYLFNTSQPDESVRQAAETAMREIVGKKPMDFVLYSGRTEVATEVQALAQSILDVYRTGIQISTVAIQNVQPPEQVQAAFDDAVKAGQDRERQINEGNAYANKVLPEAQGQVARMMQDAEGYRATVVGDALGDTALFTSVEQEYAKAPAITRERLYLSTMKDILQNSSKIMIDTEASNNMLYLPLDKIMQQTASNPSGASSSFETAAAAAAAAVTQASNSTPSRPSTRSTDAAGSSTSPALANPYSR, encoded by the coding sequence ATGCGTTTACTATCGAAAATGTTCAATCTTAACGATCCCGGTTGGGGTCGCGGCAATAATAATGGTTCCGAACCGCCTCGTCGGCCGAGCAAGGGCGATGGCCCTCCTGATCTCGACGAAGTGTGGCGCGATTTCAATAATCGGCTGGGCTCCTTGTTCGGGCGCAGTCCGCGTCGCGGCGGCAATCGTTCCGGCGGTGGCGGCAACGATTCCGGCGGCGGCCAGTTCCAGTTTCCGAAGGGTTCGCCTAAAACCATAGGCGTTATTGCGGTCATCATCATTGGCCTTTGGTTGGCCAGCGGTTTCCTGATCGTCCAGGAAGGGCAGGTTGCCGTCGTTACCAAGTTCGGTAAATACACCAAAACGCTCGCTCCGGGCCTGCAGTGGCGCTTGCCTTACCCGATCGAAGCGCATCAAACGGTCAATATCTCGCAACTGCGTACCTTCGAAGTCGGATTCCGTGGCACGGCGCGCAACAAGGTCTTGCCCGAGTCGCTCATGCTGACCACCGACGAAGCCATTGTGGACATGCAATTTGTCGTGCAGTATCGCTTGCTGCCCACCGGGGCGCCCGACTACCTGTTCAACACCAGTCAGCCCGACGAGTCCGTACGCCAGGCCGCCGAGACCGCCATGCGCGAAATCGTCGGCAAGAAGCCCATGGACTTCGTGCTGTATTCCGGTCGTACTGAAGTCGCCACCGAAGTACAGGCACTGGCGCAAAGCATACTGGACGTCTACCGCACGGGCATACAGATCAGCACGGTGGCCATCCAGAACGTGCAGCCGCCCGAGCAGGTTCAGGCCGCTTTTGACGACGCCGTCAAGGCCGGTCAAGACCGCGAACGCCAGATCAACGAAGGTAATGCGTACGCCAACAAGGTCCTGCCGGAAGCGCAGGGTCAGGTGGCGCGCATGATGCAGGATGCCGAAGGTTATCGCGCCACGGTTGTGGGCGATGCACTGGGTGACACCGCGTTGTTTACCAGCGTCGAGCAAGAATACGCCAAGGCACCCGCCATTACCCGCGAGCGTCTGTATTTGTCGACCATGAAAGACATCCTGCAAAACAGCAGCAAGATCATGATCGATACCGAAGCCAGCAACAACATGCTGTACCTGCCGCTGGACAAAATCATGCAGCAAACGGCCTCCAATCCGTCCGGTGCAAGCAGTTCGTTCGAGACCGCCGCCGCAGCGGCCGCAGCAGCGGTCACGCAAGCCAGCAACTCGACACCGTCCCGTCCCTCCACCCGCTCGACTGATGCAGCGGGGTCATCGACCTCGCCGGCGTTGGCGAACCCGTATTCACGCTAG
- the hflX gene encoding GTPase HflX — protein MKTLIISVDLGEPDYQAHADEFVMLAKGAGAEIVASIVARRARPDAAHFIGSGKLEEAILVADEAGAEIVLFDQPLTPAQQRNLERGFERRVVDRVALILDIFALRAKSHEGKLQVELAQLQHLSTRLTRMWSHLERQRGGIGMRGPGEAQLEMDRRMIGDKVRLLRERLARVQRQRTTQRRSRSRSSTLSVSLVGYTNAGKSTLFNALTRADAYAADQLFATLDTTTRRVWIEGAGQVVVSDTVGFIRDLPPTLIAAFRATLEETVQADLLLHVVDASSPQRDEQIAEVNKVLADIGADDIPHILVYNKIDAAGYEPRVERNEHGTIARVFVSALGRLGLDGLRGAIVESGQIAGNNAFTIENVQS, from the coding sequence ATGAAGACACTTATTATCAGCGTCGACCTGGGCGAGCCCGACTACCAGGCGCATGCCGACGAATTCGTCATGTTGGCAAAAGGCGCCGGGGCAGAGATTGTGGCGTCCATCGTCGCGCGCCGGGCCCGCCCGGACGCCGCTCATTTCATTGGTTCGGGCAAACTGGAAGAGGCCATATTGGTGGCTGACGAGGCGGGCGCGGAAATCGTGCTGTTCGATCAGCCGCTCACGCCAGCGCAGCAACGCAACCTTGAAAGAGGTTTCGAGCGCCGCGTGGTCGACCGCGTCGCCCTCATACTGGACATTTTTGCACTACGTGCGAAAAGCCACGAGGGCAAGTTGCAGGTCGAGCTGGCTCAGTTGCAGCACCTATCCACGCGCCTGACCCGCATGTGGTCCCACCTGGAGCGGCAACGCGGCGGTATCGGCATGCGCGGCCCAGGCGAGGCGCAGCTTGAAATGGACCGGCGCATGATAGGCGACAAGGTCAGGTTGCTGCGCGAGCGCCTGGCAAGGGTGCAACGCCAGCGCACCACGCAGCGGCGCTCGCGTTCGCGCAGCAGCACGCTGTCTGTCTCGCTGGTGGGCTATACCAACGCCGGCAAATCGACATTGTTCAATGCCCTGACGCGGGCAGACGCCTATGCGGCCGATCAGTTGTTCGCCACCTTGGACACCACGACGCGTCGCGTCTGGATAGAGGGTGCCGGGCAAGTGGTGGTGTCCGATACAGTGGGCTTTATCCGCGATCTGCCGCCGACCCTGATTGCGGCTTTCCGGGCCACGCTTGAAGAGACGGTACAGGCCGATTTGCTGCTGCATGTTGTCGATGCCTCCAGCCCTCAGCGCGATGAGCAAATCGCTGAAGTCAACAAGGTGCTTGCTGATATCGGGGCCGACGACATCCCTCATATTCTTGTCTATAACAAAATCGATGCAGCCGGTTACGAACCTCGAGTCGAACGTAACGAACATGGTACGATTGCACGAGTTTTTGTCAGTGCCCTGGGGCGCTTGGGGCTAGACGGTTTGCGTGGGGCAATTGTCGAATCCGGTCAAATCGCGGGAAATAATGCGTTTACTATCGAAAATGTTCAATCTTAA